In one Babylonia areolata isolate BAREFJ2019XMU chromosome 14, ASM4173473v1, whole genome shotgun sequence genomic region, the following are encoded:
- the LOC143289909 gene encoding uncharacterized protein LOC143289909: protein MAASADDTCSVCLAAAQDPRRVPCGNGHVFCLGCLQGLVTHGRNVHHSSFPCPVCRNPVNIPPGGVAAFPSEGGDGGGDGDGDGGAGSPPNPHHHHRRCPKPSPAPRRSFGERVRQRESRPRSAQADEEEVGDPGSPGGHGGGNPFLPHTDGNPFPPHPHGNPFLPRRRRGGNPFHPHPHGNPFLPHPRPQRRAGAAPVLAAGGSPFAEPEAETDGPEPSYRRHGARPGSAPATPFDLLRRVPEQASALSAILSGAQPSLSSSSAPRVHPMTTMMEEQLRGFDQARGRGRERRRGGFPRGPSRGFDSSKDDLDMDEVMLVIAQMEQEEQLKVAEREKEQEVMLLVQNEINEEEDLLETLCLP from the coding sequence ATGGCCGCATCCGCAGACGACACCTGCTCTGTGTGTTTAGCGGCGGCCCAAGACCCCCGCCGGGTGCCTTGTGGGAACGGTCACGTGTTCTGCCTGGGGTGCCTTCAAGGGCTGGTCACCCACGGGAGGAACGTGCACCACAGTTCCTTCCCTTGCCCTGTGTGCCGGAACCCTGTGAACATTCCCCCAGGGGGCGTGGCAGCTTTTCCTTCAGAGGGCGGCGACGGGggcggggacggggacggggacgggggcgCGGGATCCCCACCCAatccccaccatcatcacagaCGTTGTCCCAAGCCGTCCCCTGCTCCCAGGCGGTCTTTCGGCGAGCGTGTCCGGCAGCGAGAGTCACGACCGCGTTCAGCTCAAGCAGATGAGGAAGAAGTCGGCGATCCAGGCTCTCCGGGGGGGCATGGTGGTGGGAACCCGTTTCTTCCTCATACTGATGGGAACCcatttcctcctcatcctcatggGAACCCAtttcttcctcgtcgtcgtcgtggtgggAACCCatttcatcctcatcctcatggGAACCCATTTCTTCCTCACCCACGACCTCAAAGACGGGCAGGCGCTGCTCCTGTCCTCGCGGCCGGCGGCAGCCCTTTCGCCGAACCGGAAGCGGAAACGGACGGTCCAGAACCCTCGTACCGTCGGCACGGGGCTCGCCCGGGGTCGGCCCCAGCGACACCTTTCGATCTTCTCCGGAGAGTCCCCGAGCAAGCCAGTGCCTTGTCCGCGATCCTCTCTGGCGCCCAGCCATCCCTCTCCTCATCATCGGCTCCACGTGTACATcctatgacgacgatgatggaagAGCAGCTCCGCGGCTTCGACCAGGcacgagggagagggagggagaggagaagaggcgGGTTCCCAAGAGGACCTTCACGAGGTTTTGACAGCTCCAAGGACGACCTGGACATGGATGAGGTGATGCTGGTCATCGCCCAGATGGAGCAGGAGGAACAGCTAAAGGTGGCGGAGCGGGAGAAGGAGCAGGAAGTGATGCTGCTGGTGCAGAATGAGATCAACGAGGAGGAGGACCTCTTGGAGACTCTGTGCCTGCCCTAG